One Thalassotalea sediminis DNA segment encodes these proteins:
- the rsmI gene encoding 16S rRNA (cytidine(1402)-2'-O)-methyltransferase: MTLPEENAGTLFIVATPIGNLGDISQRAIDTLRDVDIIACEDTRHTKKLLSAFSINGKTMSLHDHNERQKQEYIGEQLTAGNNVALVSDAGTPLISDPGFHLVRYCRQLGLNVSPVPGACAAIAALSVAGLPTDRFAFEGFLPSKSGARQATLQNVANETRTMVFYDAPRRAIDTVADIVTVLGEERYIVIARELTKTFETIHSAKAGEMHAWLSNDPNQLKGEMVLIIEGMTASASEITADVERALKRVLKELPPKKACAVIADLYSVNKKALYELSLSYK, encoded by the coding sequence ATGACTTTACCAGAAGAGAACGCCGGAACATTGTTTATTGTTGCAACCCCAATAGGCAATCTTGGTGATATTAGCCAACGAGCTATAGATACTTTACGTGATGTGGATATTATCGCATGTGAAGACACTCGACATACCAAAAAGCTTTTGTCCGCTTTTTCTATTAATGGAAAAACGATGTCTCTGCACGATCACAATGAACGTCAAAAGCAAGAGTATATTGGTGAGCAGCTAACCGCAGGTAATAATGTCGCGTTAGTGTCAGATGCGGGAACGCCACTTATTAGTGATCCTGGATTTCACCTAGTGCGTTATTGTCGACAGCTAGGTCTCAACGTTTCGCCAGTTCCAGGCGCTTGTGCTGCTATAGCAGCTTTATCTGTTGCAGGATTACCGACGGACAGGTTTGCGTTTGAAGGTTTTCTACCATCAAAATCTGGTGCAAGACAGGCAACATTGCAAAATGTAGCCAATGAAACAAGAACAATGGTTTTCTATGATGCACCTCGAAGAGCAATAGATACAGTCGCTGATATTGTTACCGTTTTAGGCGAGGAACGTTATATCGTAATCGCGCGAGAATTAACCAAAACCTTTGAAACTATACACTCAGCGAAAGCAGGTGAAATGCATGCTTGGTTATCAAACGATCCTAATCAATTAAAAGGTGAGATGGTTTTGATTATTGAAGGAATGACAGCGTCAGCCTCAGAAATTACAGCTGACGTTGAGCGTGCATTAAAAAGAGTGTTAAAAGAATTACCGCCGAAGAAAGCCTGTGCGGTTATCGCAGATTTATACAGTGTAAATAAAAAGGCATTGTATGAGTTAAGTTTAAGCTATAAATAG
- a CDS encoding ATP-binding protein, producing MIKLLSFFSRMSTVELIMALRGMSIILQVFLLLFVNLALNYQLPWLPMFIVIGVELAFNIASFVQTRTTSHSSKHLVLVQLLADVMFLGCLLYFSGGATNAFISLFLVPIAIAAITLPFLGCLAISSCAIVIYSILLWTMPMHVMHGNMEGHFIGMWLNFLFSALVLSLVVGYLARTIAGREKTIAQYREQQLKKERIIALGVASAQVTHNLATPLATLQLLTEELKEEAHVDPALVADITQQVARCSQSLRAFRATSEQIKTNEKHTIACTLLLKQIKSHCQLTYPNVSFQFINNAETANIAIDGSFIPAVVNVIDNAVHASQESEHNVIEIESSIKQHEWCLSIRDYGTGFIVEQLKELGDFPQISEHGLGVAIMLSNASLERLSGKLWLDNHQSGGAVVVISMPLKETLPP from the coding sequence ATGATTAAATTACTCAGTTTTTTTTCTCGCATGTCGACCGTAGAGCTTATTATGGCACTACGAGGTATGTCGATTATACTTCAAGTTTTTCTACTGTTATTTGTAAATTTGGCATTAAATTACCAATTGCCTTGGTTACCCATGTTCATCGTTATTGGAGTAGAGTTAGCCTTCAATATAGCGAGCTTTGTACAAACCAGAACTACAAGTCATTCAAGTAAGCACCTTGTATTGGTGCAGCTTTTAGCTGACGTTATGTTCTTAGGTTGCTTATTATATTTTAGTGGAGGGGCAACAAACGCCTTCATTTCGTTATTTCTTGTGCCCATTGCAATTGCGGCGATTACATTGCCATTTTTGGGGTGTCTTGCCATATCGTCCTGTGCCATTGTTATTTACTCTATATTATTGTGGACCATGCCAATGCATGTTATGCATGGAAATATGGAAGGTCATTTCATTGGCATGTGGTTAAATTTCCTTTTTTCTGCGCTCGTGCTTTCGCTCGTTGTAGGCTATTTAGCTCGTACCATTGCTGGTCGTGAAAAAACGATTGCACAATATCGTGAGCAACAATTAAAAAAGGAGCGAATTATTGCGCTAGGGGTTGCTTCTGCGCAGGTTACACATAATTTAGCAACGCCCTTAGCTACATTGCAATTATTGACAGAAGAGCTTAAAGAAGAGGCACATGTTGATCCTGCTTTAGTGGCAGACATTACCCAACAGGTGGCACGTTGTTCACAAAGCTTACGTGCTTTTAGAGCAACATCTGAGCAGATTAAAACAAATGAAAAACATACAATTGCTTGTACGTTGTTGCTAAAGCAAATAAAAAGTCACTGTCAATTAACTTACCCAAATGTGAGTTTTCAATTTATTAACAATGCTGAAACAGCCAATATTGCTATAGATGGTTCGTTTATTCCTGCAGTTGTTAACGTGATTGATAATGCCGTGCATGCTAGCCAAGAAAGTGAACATAATGTTATTGAAATTGAATCAAGCATAAAGCAGCACGAGTGGTGTTTATCAATTCGAGATTATGGCACTGGGTTTATCGTTGAACAATTAAAAGAACTGGGGGACTTCCCTCAAATAAGTGAGCATGGCTTAGGTGTTGCGATTATGTTGAGTAACGCGAGCCTTGAACGATTATCAGGTAAACTGTGGTTAGATAATCATCAATCAGGTGGTGCGGTTGTTGTGATTTCTATGCCATTAAAAGAGACATTGCCGCCATGA
- a CDS encoding response regulator transcription factor has protein sequence MKVLLIEDDQAYASVLSRRLSKYKLTVEHSENNSDALLKVRSFKPDAILLDMHLAGESGLTLISPIKHVLPFCRIILLTGYASIATAVKAIKLGADDYLAKPIDTDTLLKTLDVSDQNIATEFTHVPKHLSAEQAEWEHIQQVLRANDGNISAAARHLSMHRRTLQRKLKKRPSFISKN, from the coding sequence ATGAAAGTACTGCTTATAGAAGATGATCAAGCGTATGCTTCTGTACTGTCACGACGTTTGAGTAAGTACAAACTTACTGTTGAACATAGTGAAAATAACAGTGATGCTTTATTGAAAGTGAGGTCTTTTAAGCCAGATGCGATCCTGTTAGATATGCATTTAGCGGGAGAGAGTGGCTTAACACTTATTTCACCTATAAAGCATGTATTACCTTTTTGCCGCATTATTCTGTTAACCGGGTATGCCAGCATTGCTACGGCGGTAAAGGCAATTAAATTAGGGGCTGATGATTACTTAGCGAAACCTATAGATACTGATACATTGTTAAAAACACTCGACGTAAGTGATCAAAATATCGCGACTGAATTTACTCACGTGCCTAAACACTTAAGTGCAGAGCAAGCAGAATGGGAACATATTCAGCAAGTATTGCGAGCCAATGATGGCAATATTTCCGCGGCTGCACGTCATCTTTCAATGCACAGAAGAACGTTACAACGAAAGTTAAAAAAACGCCCTAGCTTTATTAGTAAAAACTAG
- a CDS encoding TonB-dependent receptor — protein sequence MKTLNQLTKSLVMAFPLVLLTPYNATADDIEQIVVLGERTTERIAVVETEVQHADISDNLRLIAGANVNKNGSLTGIVQYRGLYGDRVATQVGGQHIIGAGPNAMDTPLSYSPAIITDSITMQRGIASVTSGIESLGGSINTTLKQAHFSETTHALLSGDVRIGYQENGESKNTAGLINLSTNKAALMAYIDTRMAEHLTAADGRVITPTGYTKTQSGFSGAVRFNDATLGVNYHYNDTHEAGTPSLPMDIDFIYTHRTQLYGKHALAKGELSWQLGFIDADHKMDNFQQRMNMMPTMHRSNHAQSETTSFTIDWKNNAWTLGFDGYQSTHDATITNPNNMMFNIANFNNIKDKKISLFGEYQQHYLAHTVTLGARVKRISAKADNVSHHMAMMNPTIKELVTSFNQGDRHQNDTNTDLTLDWLLPKIHNTQLLISIAQKQRAPSYQERYLWLPMEATAGLADGNTYLGNVNLESETANQINIGTTYQTDNFMFVGDIFYTRINDYIQGMPNMNMPVNMLAKMMMNSDTVLQFSNVDAQLSGFDGQLVYQLGEYWQLSTTVSYVRGKRKDIDDNLYRVAPLNGHLALSYQGDGWQVTTRLHAFASQDNVATLNHEKSTAGYGYIDIVGDYQLANQLSLNFGVKNLTNREYQDHLSAYNRVNGSDISPMSRIPSTERSVWLTATLSF from the coding sequence ATGAAAACCTTAAATCAACTGACTAAATCGCTTGTAATGGCTTTCCCACTGGTTCTATTAACCCCATACAATGCAACTGCTGATGACATAGAACAGATAGTTGTTCTTGGTGAAAGAACAACTGAACGTATCGCTGTTGTGGAAACAGAAGTGCAACATGCCGACATTTCCGACAATTTACGCTTAATTGCAGGTGCTAATGTTAATAAAAATGGCAGCTTAACGGGTATTGTTCAATATCGTGGACTGTACGGTGATCGCGTTGCCACGCAAGTCGGTGGGCAACATATTATCGGAGCGGGACCAAATGCAATGGACACACCGCTGAGCTATAGTCCAGCGATTATCACTGATAGCATTACCATGCAACGTGGTATTGCTTCGGTCACTTCGGGTATCGAATCACTTGGTGGATCAATCAATACCACGCTTAAACAGGCACATTTTTCAGAAACAACGCATGCATTACTTTCTGGAGATGTGCGTATTGGCTATCAAGAAAATGGCGAATCAAAAAATACCGCAGGTTTGATAAACCTAAGCACAAACAAAGCTGCATTAATGGCTTATATAGATACGAGAATGGCAGAACACCTAACTGCCGCAGATGGCAGGGTCATTACACCAACAGGCTATACCAAAACACAATCAGGGTTTTCAGGCGCAGTACGCTTTAACGATGCCACCTTAGGTGTTAATTATCACTATAACGACACCCATGAGGCAGGTACACCTTCACTGCCCATGGATATTGATTTTATCTACACACATCGTACACAACTATATGGCAAGCACGCTCTCGCAAAGGGTGAGTTAAGTTGGCAGCTTGGCTTTATTGATGCTGATCATAAAATGGACAACTTTCAACAGCGCATGAATATGATGCCAACAATGCATCGCAGCAATCACGCACAATCTGAAACGACTTCGTTTACCATTGATTGGAAAAATAACGCATGGACGTTAGGGTTTGATGGATACCAATCAACACACGATGCGACCATTACCAACCCAAATAATATGATGTTTAATATTGCAAACTTTAACAATATTAAAGATAAAAAAATTAGTTTGTTCGGGGAGTATCAACAACACTATTTGGCACATACAGTAACACTTGGTGCGAGAGTTAAACGTATCTCCGCCAAAGCGGACAACGTCAGCCATCATATGGCGATGATGAACCCCACCATAAAAGAGCTAGTCACCTCTTTTAATCAAGGTGATCGCCACCAGAATGACACAAATACAGACTTAACCTTAGATTGGTTACTCCCCAAAATACATAATACGCAATTACTCATTTCCATTGCCCAAAAGCAACGAGCACCAAGTTATCAAGAACGATACTTGTGGTTACCAATGGAAGCAACTGCCGGACTTGCAGATGGAAATACTTACCTTGGAAACGTTAACTTAGAGAGTGAAACCGCTAATCAAATAAATATAGGCACAACATATCAAACGGATAATTTTATGTTTGTCGGTGATATTTTTTATACCCGTATTAATGACTATATACAGGGAATGCCAAATATGAATATGCCGGTCAATATGTTGGCAAAAATGATGATGAACAGTGACACGGTATTGCAATTTTCTAACGTGGATGCACAGTTATCAGGCTTTGATGGACAATTAGTTTACCAACTTGGAGAGTACTGGCAACTTTCAACGACTGTGAGCTATGTTAGAGGAAAACGTAAGGATATTGATGATAACCTCTATCGTGTTGCTCCACTTAATGGTCATCTCGCTTTGAGTTACCAAGGGGATGGGTGGCAAGTTACAACTCGCTTACATGCCTTTGCTTCACAAGATAATGTCGCCACCTTAAACCATGAAAAATCCACTGCAGGCTATGGTTATATCGATATCGTTGGTGATTACCAACTCGCCAATCAACTCAGCCTTAATTTTGGCGTTAAAAATTTAACAAATCGCGAATATCAAGATCACTTGTCTGCATACAACCGCGTTAATGGCAGTGATATATCGCCAATGTCTCGCATACCAAGCACAGAAAGAAGCGTTTGGTTAACGGCCACACTATCATTCTAA